One genomic window of Vibrio rhizosphaerae includes the following:
- a CDS encoding MotA/TolQ/ExbB proton channel family protein: MKLKVCLSLCLLSLTTPVMADDTHGQTSLVNQAQTAQQQEQQHNRQREAGFQETEQTLRETAARLQKTKAGLQKEIDSLTAQFSKNESVLAKQEEKLRLETGSLGEIFGVVRQNAKSLKSDLSHSITQIDRQAYTPVVDDIVAAKSLPSLKQLNGLWQSMNEQIRASGEVAQVKIPYINAAGIKQTEPAARLGAFGLVTEQGYMNWDHNKQVAIPYLKQPDDGPTLNSIAPLLAGQTQPMIVDPSKGTLLTQLANAPTLLDRLKAGGIVGNIILGLLAIGLIIGLFRGISLATIKRKIKVQLKTPEQPGNNPLGRVLSVYDKEKHRSVEALELRLLEVVVDEQSHLEKGLSMLKLLAALAPMLGLLGTVTGMIETFQVITQFGNGDPKVMAGGISMALVTTVLGLVAAMPMLLAHNILSSQAESIRIILEKQGIGLVAAQAEQDQNDDLEQAA, encoded by the coding sequence ATGAAATTGAAAGTATGCCTCAGCCTTTGCTTGTTGAGTCTGACCACGCCAGTGATGGCTGATGACACTCACGGTCAAACATCTTTAGTCAATCAAGCGCAAACCGCACAACAGCAAGAGCAACAACATAACCGTCAAAGGGAAGCGGGGTTTCAAGAAACCGAGCAAACGCTGCGTGAGACTGCGGCGCGTTTACAAAAAACCAAAGCCGGGCTGCAAAAAGAGATTGACTCTCTGACCGCCCAATTCAGTAAAAATGAAAGTGTTTTGGCGAAGCAGGAAGAAAAACTGCGGCTGGAAACGGGCTCGTTGGGGGAAATTTTCGGTGTGGTTCGGCAAAACGCCAAATCCCTCAAATCAGATTTATCTCATTCGATCACGCAAATTGATCGACAAGCTTATACACCGGTTGTCGATGATATTGTTGCCGCGAAATCTCTGCCTTCCCTGAAGCAACTCAACGGGCTGTGGCAGAGTATGAACGAACAAATCCGGGCGAGCGGTGAAGTCGCTCAGGTGAAGATTCCTTATATTAATGCTGCGGGAATTAAACAGACGGAGCCGGCTGCTCGTCTGGGGGCATTTGGTTTGGTTACTGAGCAAGGTTACATGAACTGGGATCACAACAAGCAAGTGGCGATTCCTTATCTCAAACAGCCGGATGACGGGCCGACGCTGAATAGTATTGCCCCATTACTGGCAGGTCAGACCCAGCCGATGATTGTGGATCCGTCAAAAGGAACGCTGCTGACTCAGCTGGCCAACGCGCCGACGTTGCTGGATCGGCTTAAAGCGGGTGGCATTGTCGGGAATATTATTCTCGGTCTGCTTGCCATTGGCCTCATTATCGGTCTCTTCCGGGGCATTTCACTGGCAACCATCAAGCGAAAAATTAAGGTTCAGCTGAAAACGCCTGAGCAACCGGGGAATAATCCGTTAGGCCGGGTGCTGAGTGTTTATGATAAAGAAAAGCACCGGAGTGTCGAAGCGTTAGAGCTGCGTCTGCTGGAGGTCGTGGTTGATGAACAAAGCCATCTCGAAAAAGGATTGTCGATGCTCAAACTCCTTGCCGCGTTAGCACCGATGCTCGGGTTACTCGGAACCGTGACAGGGATGATTGAAACATTTCAGGTGATTACCCAGTTCGGAAACGGCGATCCGAAAGTCATGGCCGGGGGAATCTCGATGGCACTGGTCACGACCGTGCTCGGGTTAGTGGCGGCGATGCCGATGCTGCTGGCTCACAATATTCTTTCTTCTCAGGCTGAAAGTATTCGGATCATCCTTGAAAAACAAGGCATTGGTTTGGTCGCGGCACAAGCCGAACAGGATCAGAACGATGATTTGGAGCAGGCTGCGTAA
- a CDS encoding DUF3450 domain-containing protein, giving the protein MNRFRYSAFALAALAAFPTLATQIDQAHAIQEKTNQTSARSQKVIDKSASESLELKASIERLREEVNNLQVYRHHLKTLIDSQNQEMTSLSQQIGDIKETRQGIVPLMYHMIDGLKQIIAQDKPIKLAQRKERVEKLTALMGRADVSEAEKYRRILEAYQIEMDYGNKIATYQDDITTPDKVTREVDILYVGRLSLIARSLNHQSFWVWDMQSHQWINGDTALLTQINQAFDLANQRIAPTLLNVPVSLSVAEAK; this is encoded by the coding sequence ATGAATCGTTTCAGATACAGTGCATTCGCTTTGGCTGCATTGGCAGCATTTCCGACACTCGCAACACAAATCGATCAAGCCCACGCCATTCAGGAAAAAACCAATCAAACTTCGGCACGTAGTCAGAAGGTGATTGATAAGAGTGCTTCTGAATCGCTTGAATTAAAAGCATCCATCGAAAGGCTGAGAGAAGAGGTGAATAATTTACAAGTCTATCGCCATCATCTGAAGACCTTGATTGACAGCCAAAACCAAGAAATGACCAGTCTGTCGCAGCAAATCGGGGATATCAAAGAAACCCGACAGGGGATTGTGCCGTTGATGTATCACATGATTGACGGACTGAAACAGATCATTGCACAAGATAAACCGATCAAGCTTGCACAGCGCAAAGAACGTGTTGAGAAATTGACTGCGTTGATGGGGCGGGCCGATGTCAGTGAAGCGGAAAAATATCGTCGTATCTTAGAGGCTTACCAAATCGAAATGGACTACGGCAATAAGATCGCAACCTATCAGGATGATATTACCACCCCGGATAAGGTAACCCGTGAGGTGGATATCCTTTATGTGGGGCGTCTGAGTCTCATCGCGAGAAGTTTAAATCATCAGTCATTTTGGGTGTGGGACATGCAGTCACATCAGTGGATCAATGGCGATACTGCGTTGTTGACGCAGATTAATCAGGCGTTTGATCTCGCCAACCAACGTATTGCTCCGACTTTGTTAAATGTGCCTGTTTCTCTTTCTGTCGCGGAGGCCAAATAA
- a CDS encoding glycerophosphodiester phosphodiesterase family protein — protein sequence MQPRIVGHRGVAGNYPENTMASIMAAIDLGLEWIEVDIQPTKDQVLVVCHDYKINRCSNGKGRIDELTVEELQQFDFGSWFAPSFAGETILTLQELLRVVKATGIHVNLEVKLDHEATGPVIASLKKELETSDVSPDLILLSSFHHDVMREMSRQLPEFRLGVLAERLNKKIIRLLDETSAFSCHLNARWLTKKQIKKLREKSVEIWCYTVNNPRFRHLSAVDGIFSDFPQRFLAPATAQKTEA from the coding sequence ATGCAGCCCCGAATTGTCGGACACCGCGGTGTCGCCGGAAACTACCCGGAAAATACCATGGCCAGTATCATGGCCGCGATAGACCTTGGCCTTGAATGGATCGAAGTGGATATTCAGCCCACCAAAGATCAGGTTCTGGTGGTCTGTCACGATTATAAAATCAATCGTTGTAGTAATGGCAAGGGACGCATTGATGAACTAACCGTTGAGGAACTTCAACAGTTCGACTTCGGCAGTTGGTTTGCACCAAGCTTTGCCGGAGAAACCATTCTGACTTTGCAAGAACTGCTTAGAGTTGTGAAAGCAACGGGTATCCATGTCAATCTCGAAGTGAAACTCGATCATGAGGCAACCGGCCCGGTGATTGCTTCACTCAAGAAAGAACTAGAGACCAGTGATGTCTCACCCGATTTGATTTTGTTATCCAGCTTCCATCATGATGTGATGCGGGAAATGAGTCGTCAGCTGCCTGAATTTCGTCTCGGTGTTTTAGCCGAAAGACTGAACAAAAAAATTATCCGTCTGTTGGATGAAACATCCGCTTTCAGTTGCCATCTCAACGCACGCTGGCTGACCAAGAAACAGATTAAAAAGCTACGCGAAAAGTCAGTTGAGATTTGGTGTTATACGGTCAACAACCCGCGTTTCCGACACCTGTCTGCCGTTGATGGGATTTTCAGTGATTTTCCGCAACGATTTTTAGCACCGGCAACGGCCCAAAAAACAGAAGCCTGA